From a region of the Acanthochromis polyacanthus isolate Apoly-LR-REF ecotype Palm Island chromosome 3, KAUST_Apoly_ChrSc, whole genome shotgun sequence genome:
- the LOC110954004 gene encoding probable G-protein coupled receptor 34 isoform X3 yields the protein MLQSSRKMSSRVGIEDAASFNQSSGSNQTEADSWAPCRDYSIYPFLMVVYGLVFLIGSILNGFILKFYFCQAQQQASSTIMVYLKNLAAADFLLCLSIPLRITNYVSRSATVHLVHCNFGATAFYTNMYASILFMGFIAANRWVLAEQKCAFVCVISNCNCSCFLDFPSKFAAGGSQAA from the exons atgctgcag TCATCCAGGAAAATGAGCAGCAGAGTAGGAATTGAAGACGCCGCATCCTTCAATCAGTCTTCAGGTTCAAACCAGACAGAAGCTGACAGTTGGGCTCCATGTCGAGACTACTCCATCTACCCCTTCTTAATGGTGGTCTACGGTCTGGTGTTCCTG aTTGGTTCTATCCTCAATGGCTTCATTCTGAAGTTTTACTTCTGCCAAGCTCAGCAGCAGGCGTCCAGCACCATTATGGTCTACCTGAAGAACCTGGCAGCCGCTGACTTCCTGCTCTGCCTCTCTATCCCTCTGCGTATCACCAACTATGTCAGCAGATCTGCCACTGTCCACCTGGTCCACTGCAACTTTGGCGCTACAGCCTTTTACACGAACATGTATGCTAGCATCCTTTTCATGGGCTTCATCGCTGCTAACAGGTGGGTCTTGGCTGAGCAGAAATGTGCCTTTGTTTGTGTGATAAGTAATTGCAACTGCTCGTGTTTTCTTGATTTCCCCTCAAAATTTGCAGCTGGTGGGTCTCAAGCTGCATAG